A single Paenibacillus sp. FSL R5-0517 DNA region contains:
- a CDS encoding beta-L-arabinofuranosidase domain-containing protein gives MGTTQVHISDHFWKNYLELVRKTVIPYQWEALNDRIEGAEPSYAIRNFRIAAGLEQGEFGGWVFQDSDLYKWLEAVSYSLRNHPDSKLEIIADEAIDLIGRAQRDDGYINTYFTIKEPGKEWTNLYEAHELYCAGHLIEAAVAYADATGKHKLIDIACRFADLIDSLFGTGENQKQAYCGHQEIELALIKLYQATGEERYLKLSQYFIDERGKSPNYFIKEWEARERKSIWPWSLGSPNLQMFQSHLPVRQQTVATGHSVRAMYMYTAMADLARLKKDDSLLTTCQQLWANTTRRQMYITGGIGATHLGEAFTFDYDLPNDSVYAETCASIGLIFWARRMLRLEAKSEYADVMERALYNNVLGSMSKDGTHFFYVNPLEVWPEASEQNPDKHHIKPVRQKWFGCSCCPPNVARLLSSLNDYIYDVCMEERIIHVHLYIGSTVHFKTLNDRKVTLTQRSNLPWKGDVGFEVLLSSDCTDGVEFSLALRIPNWFQSENPVLLVNGEVHAYSVINGYAHIHRIWSNEDVLDWILPTETRLIEAHPQIRANAGKVAIQRGPLVYCVEEADNEVPLATLSIVGTPNEIELENSELLDGCVVLEGEGLKSDGSTWPEDQPYHSLAKPLLPTRFKAIPYFLWGNRESGEMSVWLRD, from the coding sequence ATGGGAACAACACAGGTCCATATTTCAGATCATTTTTGGAAGAACTATTTGGAGTTAGTGCGCAAAACGGTGATCCCTTATCAATGGGAAGCATTGAACGACCGCATTGAAGGAGCAGAACCGAGCTATGCTATTCGAAATTTTCGTATCGCTGCCGGTTTAGAACAAGGCGAATTTGGTGGATGGGTGTTTCAAGATAGTGATTTATATAAATGGTTGGAAGCGGTCTCTTATTCTCTGCGTAATCACCCGGATTCAAAATTAGAAATCATTGCGGATGAAGCAATCGATCTTATAGGTCGTGCGCAACGTGATGATGGTTATATAAACACGTACTTCACGATCAAGGAGCCCGGTAAAGAATGGACCAACCTTTATGAGGCTCATGAGTTATATTGTGCTGGTCATCTTATTGAGGCAGCAGTAGCGTATGCAGATGCAACAGGTAAACACAAGTTGATTGATATCGCTTGCCGTTTTGCTGATCTAATTGATAGTCTGTTTGGGACAGGGGAGAACCAAAAGCAAGCTTATTGTGGTCACCAAGAGATCGAACTAGCGCTAATCAAACTATATCAGGCAACCGGAGAAGAAAGGTATCTGAAATTGAGCCAATATTTTATTGACGAACGAGGCAAGAGTCCTAATTATTTTATTAAAGAGTGGGAAGCGCGGGAGAGAAAAAGTATTTGGCCTTGGTCCCTAGGTTCCCCTAATTTGCAGATGTTTCAATCACATCTTCCGGTGCGCCAGCAGACCGTTGCGACTGGTCACTCCGTACGTGCAATGTATATGTATACTGCAATGGCAGATTTGGCTCGGCTGAAAAAAGACGATAGCTTGCTTACAACATGTCAACAACTGTGGGCGAACACTACACGTAGACAAATGTATATTACGGGTGGGATCGGCGCGACACATCTGGGTGAGGCGTTCACATTTGATTACGACTTGCCCAATGACTCGGTGTATGCTGAGACTTGTGCATCCATAGGTCTTATATTCTGGGCGCGTAGGATGCTTCGCTTAGAAGCCAAAAGTGAATATGCGGACGTGATGGAACGAGCGTTGTATAACAATGTACTTGGGAGTATGTCTAAAGATGGAACGCATTTTTTCTATGTAAATCCACTCGAAGTATGGCCGGAAGCAAGTGAACAAAATCCCGATAAGCATCATATTAAACCCGTCCGTCAGAAATGGTTTGGTTGCTCATGTTGTCCGCCTAACGTTGCCCGTTTACTTAGTTCGTTAAATGATTATATCTATGATGTTTGTATGGAAGAAAGAATAATTCATGTACATCTGTATATTGGAAGTACTGTACATTTTAAAACACTGAATGATCGGAAAGTCACACTTACGCAGCGTTCAAATTTACCATGGAAGGGCGACGTTGGGTTCGAAGTTTTACTTTCATCTGATTGTACTGATGGTGTTGAATTCTCTCTTGCATTAAGAATCCCGAATTGGTTCCAGAGTGAGAACCCTGTTCTTCTAGTCAATGGTGAAGTGCATGCTTATTCCGTAATCAACGGTTACGCTCATATTCATCGGATTTGGTCAAATGAAGATGTATTGGACTGGATACTGCCAACAGAAACGCGGTTAATCGAAGCTCATCCGCAAATTCGTGCAAACGCGGGGAAAGTTGCGATACAACGAGGACCACTTGTCTATTGTGTAGAAGAGGCTGACAACGAAGTGCCTCTTGCCACACTGTCCATTGTTGGTACTCCCAATGAGATAGAGTTGGAGAACTCCGAATTACTTGACGGATGTGTTGTTCTGGAAGGTGAAGGATTAAAAAGTGATGGATCGACTTGGCCAGAAGATCAGCCGTATCATTCATTAGCCAAGCCGCTTCTACCAACTCGATTTAAAGCTATACCTTATTTTTTGTGGGGTAACCGTGAATCTGGGGAAATGAGTGTATGGCTGCGCGATTAA
- a CDS encoding glycoside hydrolase 43 family protein, producing the protein MMKKDYNVMSKKGKWGDQGDGTYVNPVLPGDYCDPDVIRVAEDYYCISSTLHCSPGMAVLHSKDLVNWSVISHVVHDLTFIGPEYRHDRMNRYGRGVWAGAIRYHLNKYWVYFFTPDEGLFMSTATNPAGPWDPLHHMWETDGWDDCCPFWDDDGQGYLVATNFADNYNIHLFKLSDDGQSLLHDSGVVIHQYNGSEASKLYKIDGYYFLFHSEVRQENGQDVRVVMMLRSTQLYGPYEEKELIHTHGVEVDREPNQGGFVQTQTGEWYFISHQGAGGYFEGRTLHLLPVWWMDGWPMIGEDVDGDGIGEMVWGGIKPINGYPQTALAINDDFESQVLKPHWEWNHQPKADKWSLKERTGYLRLYACVPLEKNNFFKICNTISQRTFRVNHNVVTAKYDISGMVDDQEAGLCHFGQTYCTIGVYQRQGARILKYNHSGEIEWGPAIPSSFIWLRSVWNLQGENSYEYSLDGENFIRFGEVYQMGWGYYRGDRVGVYNFNNEREQGYIDVDNFYYEHD; encoded by the coding sequence ATGATGAAAAAAGACTACAATGTTATGTCCAAAAAAGGAAAATGGGGCGATCAGGGGGACGGTACTTATGTCAATCCTGTTCTGCCAGGAGATTACTGTGATCCGGATGTCATACGAGTTGCGGAAGATTATTATTGTATCTCTTCGACGTTGCATTGCTCACCAGGCATGGCCGTTCTGCATTCAAAAGACTTGGTAAATTGGAGTGTGATTAGTCATGTTGTCCATGATCTGACATTCATCGGGCCTGAATACCGACATGATCGAATGAATCGATATGGAAGAGGAGTCTGGGCGGGTGCTATCCGTTATCATCTCAATAAATACTGGGTATATTTCTTCACACCGGATGAAGGCTTATTCATGAGCACGGCTACAAATCCCGCTGGACCGTGGGATCCTCTTCATCACATGTGGGAAACTGATGGCTGGGATGATTGCTGTCCTTTTTGGGATGATGATGGTCAAGGGTATCTGGTTGCTACGAATTTTGCTGACAATTACAACATCCACCTATTTAAGTTAAGTGACGACGGGCAAAGTCTTCTGCATGACAGCGGGGTTGTGATACATCAATATAACGGAAGCGAAGCAAGTAAGCTCTACAAAATAGACGGATATTATTTCCTTTTCCACAGTGAAGTACGGCAAGAGAATGGTCAGGATGTAAGGGTCGTGATGATGCTGCGATCCACCCAACTATACGGCCCTTATGAAGAAAAAGAATTGATTCATACGCATGGCGTGGAAGTGGATCGCGAACCGAATCAAGGCGGATTTGTCCAAACACAAACTGGGGAATGGTACTTCATTAGCCACCAAGGAGCGGGCGGCTATTTTGAAGGCAGAACCCTACATTTGCTTCCCGTTTGGTGGATGGACGGTTGGCCCATGATCGGTGAAGATGTTGACGGTGATGGAATAGGAGAGATGGTATGGGGAGGAATAAAGCCAATTAACGGGTATCCCCAAACGGCCTTAGCCATAAATGATGATTTTGAAAGCCAAGTATTGAAACCGCATTGGGAATGGAATCATCAGCCTAAGGCAGATAAGTGGTCTTTAAAAGAAAGAACTGGATATTTGCGGTTATATGCTTGTGTTCCTTTGGAGAAGAACAATTTCTTTAAGATATGTAATACTATTTCGCAGCGTACATTTCGAGTTAATCATAATGTAGTAACTGCCAAATATGATATCAGTGGTATGGTTGACGATCAGGAAGCGGGGCTCTGCCATTTTGGACAAACTTACTGTACGATTGGTGTATATCAACGGCAAGGAGCTCGGATTTTGAAGTATAACCATTCAGGTGAGATAGAATGGGGGCCGGCTATCCCATCATCTTTCATATGGTTAAGGTCGGTTTGGAACCTACAGGGTGAAAACTCTTATGAATACAGTCTAGATGGTGAGAATTTTATTAGATTTGGTGAAGTCTACCAGATGGGTTGGGGATACTATCGGGGAGATCGAGTGGGGGTTTATAATTTTAACAACGAAAGAGAGCAAGGCTATATTGATGTGGACAATTTCTATTACGAGCATGATTAG
- a CDS encoding FixH family protein, which yields MNIKMHRMYTWTWPILLIVLLCGCTAKVAETDENGLPPHISVDLQLPEEFKIGSSNVFSVQVSKRNVPLEHAEKAEFVIWPEDDKNAAVIIQADEPSPGSYVVSYVIKKEGLYVVQSRVKFADAQVMPTKRFAIGDQAIERLAQLESDQPADVSAPAAGHH from the coding sequence ATGAACATAAAAATGCATCGAATGTATACATGGACATGGCCTATACTGCTTATTGTGTTGCTGTGCGGATGTACTGCCAAAGTTGCAGAAACCGATGAGAATGGCCTTCCCCCTCATATAAGCGTGGATCTTCAATTACCTGAGGAATTCAAAATAGGTAGCTCTAATGTTTTTTCAGTACAAGTGTCCAAACGTAATGTACCACTGGAACATGCAGAGAAAGCAGAATTTGTGATATGGCCAGAGGACGACAAGAATGCTGCTGTAATTATTCAAGCAGATGAGCCCTCCCCCGGTTCATATGTAGTCTCTTATGTTATTAAAAAAGAAGGGTTATATGTTGTGCAATCACGAGTCAAATTTGCTGATGCTCAGGTTATGCCAACCAAACGCTTTGCTATTGGAGATCAAGCGATAGAGCGTCTTGCACAGCTTGAGAGCGATCAGCCTGCGGATGTGTCTGCCCCAGCAGCCGGACATCATTAA
- the rarD gene encoding EamA family transporter RarD — MNNEKDGVMYAIFSYILWGLTPLYWKVVQYVSPGEILAQRVIWSYIFILFLIIITKKWRNYINFTKQLMRNLKLLSLLVIASLLISSNWGIFMWAVINGKMLEASLGQYINPLTSMIIGVIALKERLTVSQTISFILAGLGVLSLSLAYGVFPWISLCLALTFGFYGLLKKKIRTDSTVSLALETMVITPIALSYIIYLIIGNRLQFIESIPNSLLLIGTGVVTALPLLLFTKSAQKVTLSLLGILQYISPTIALITGFFSITKR, encoded by the coding sequence ATGAATAATGAAAAAGATGGTGTTATGTATGCTATATTCTCCTACATATTATGGGGATTAACTCCTTTATACTGGAAAGTGGTTCAATATGTATCCCCTGGTGAAATTTTAGCTCAACGTGTGATCTGGTCTTATATTTTTATTCTTTTTCTAATCATAATCACAAAAAAATGGAGAAATTACATTAATTTCACCAAGCAACTCATGAGAAACTTAAAGTTGCTCTCACTACTTGTTATCGCTTCTCTACTCATCAGTTCTAATTGGGGAATATTTATGTGGGCTGTAATCAATGGGAAGATGTTAGAAGCAAGTCTCGGACAATATATTAATCCTTTAACAAGTATGATAATTGGAGTCATAGCCTTAAAGGAAAGGTTAACTGTTTCTCAAACTATTTCTTTTATACTAGCAGGTCTAGGTGTTCTTTCACTTAGCTTAGCCTATGGGGTTTTCCCTTGGATTTCCCTGTGCTTGGCACTGACTTTTGGATTTTACGGCCTTTTGAAAAAGAAAATTAGAACAGACTCTACCGTTAGTTTAGCCCTTGAAACGATGGTAATTACTCCGATCGCTTTGAGCTATATCATATATCTAATTATTGGAAATAGACTGCAATTTATTGAATCGATCCCGAATAGCTTACTATTGATTGGAACTGGTGTCGTCACCGCCCTACCTCTACTATTATTTACAAAGAGTGCTCAAAAAGTAACGTTATCCTTACTAGGCATCCTTCAATATATTTCTCCAACGATCGCATTAATTACTGGGTTTTTCTCTATCACGAAACGTTAA
- a CDS encoding glycosyl hydrolase, which translates to MKSPLFRDPIYDGAADPVLIWNRQAEEWWLIYTNRRATVDGSGVAWVHGTELGVASSKDGKRWLYRGTLSGLELEWGHNTFWAPEIIWNNGLYHMYVTYIQGVPDEWDSYFRHIVHYTSPDLLQWTYHSRIKLSSERVIDACVYPLPDGRFRMWYKDEANDSATYAADSSDLYEWEVIGPVLNHRPHEGPNVFKFRDYYWMIVDEWSGQGVFRSSNLEHWESNGLILDKPGIRQDDGTIGLHADVVVQGEHAYIFYFTHPDRTGNFDADKTYAARRSSIQVARLDVIDGHLVCNRDEDFELTLLQET; encoded by the coding sequence ATGAAAAGTCCCTTATTTCGGGATCCGATTTATGACGGAGCAGCCGATCCTGTTTTGATTTGGAATAGGCAGGCTGAAGAGTGGTGGTTAATATATACAAATCGGAGAGCTACAGTCGATGGATCGGGTGTAGCGTGGGTGCATGGTACCGAACTAGGTGTTGCATCTTCTAAGGATGGCAAAAGGTGGCTGTATCGAGGGACATTATCAGGATTAGAACTAGAGTGGGGACATAATACATTTTGGGCTCCGGAGATTATATGGAATAATGGGCTTTACCACATGTATGTTACCTATATTCAAGGAGTACCTGATGAATGGGATTCTTATTTTAGACATATTGTGCATTACACAAGTCCTGACCTACTTCAATGGACTTATCATTCTAGAATTAAGCTCAGTTCCGAACGAGTAATCGATGCCTGTGTTTATCCTCTTCCTGATGGCCGATTTCGAATGTGGTACAAAGATGAGGCAAATGATTCTGCAACCTATGCTGCAGATAGTTCTGATTTGTATGAATGGGAAGTGATCGGCCCTGTTTTGAATCATAGGCCTCATGAGGGACCAAACGTTTTCAAATTTAGAGACTACTATTGGATGATTGTTGATGAGTGGAGTGGTCAAGGTGTATTTCGATCAAGCAACCTTGAACACTGGGAGAGCAATGGTTTGATTCTTGATAAACCTGGTATTCGGCAAGATGATGGAACAATAGGTTTACATGCTGATGTAGTTGTTCAAGGTGAACATGCATATATTTTCTACTTTACCCATCCAGATCGCACTGGCAATTTCGATGCTGACAAAACATATGCCGCGCGGAGATCTTCAATACAAGTAGCAAGATTAGATGTAATTGACGGCCATTTAGTGTGCAACCGAGATGAAGATTTTGAGTTAACCCTACTTCAAGAAACTTAA
- a CDS encoding response regulator transcription factor: MNGTLQKNRILIVDDDERVRRLLRMYLEKEQYIIEEASLGVQALSKLHKGSYALIILDWMLPDIKGIEICNYLRLSTSIPVMFLTGKSEEADRIEAFKAGADDFVMKPFSPREVVLRIKSMMARFTGFYGHVIPDHSASEVLISSILINPTSRKVLVKDEEIHMTPKEFDLLYHLATHPEIAFSRQDLLKIVWKVEKDEELDYRTVDTHVKRLRDKLSEYVMNREDLIQTLWGFGYILRLPH; encoded by the coding sequence ATGAATGGGACCCTGCAAAAAAACAGAATATTGATCGTAGATGATGATGAACGGGTCCGGAGGTTACTTAGAATGTACCTGGAAAAAGAACAATATATTATCGAAGAGGCCTCCCTTGGTGTGCAAGCTTTGAGCAAACTTCATAAAGGTTCTTATGCATTAATCATTCTCGATTGGATGCTCCCTGACATTAAGGGTATTGAAATATGCAATTATCTGCGATTGAGTACAAGCATTCCTGTGATGTTCTTAACAGGAAAGTCTGAAGAAGCGGACCGAATTGAGGCGTTTAAGGCAGGAGCAGATGACTTTGTGATGAAACCCTTCAGCCCCAGGGAAGTTGTGCTTCGGATCAAGTCAATGATGGCACGTTTTACAGGGTTTTACGGGCATGTTATACCCGATCATTCCGCCAGTGAAGTACTGATTTCATCCATTTTAATTAATCCCACTTCTAGAAAAGTGCTGGTAAAAGATGAAGAAATTCATATGACACCCAAAGAATTTGATTTGTTATACCATCTGGCAACTCATCCGGAGATCGCTTTCTCCAGACAGGATTTGCTGAAAATCGTCTGGAAGGTGGAGAAAGATGAAGAACTGGACTATCGAACCGTAGATACCCATGTTAAACGATTACGTGACAAATTATCGGAATATGTAATGAATCGTGAAGATCTCATTCAAACCCTGTGGGGGTTTGGTTACATCCTTCGTTTGCCCCATTAA
- a CDS encoding response regulator transcription factor, with protein MTTTRVLVVDDHAHAREAIREILSIDKHFEIIGTVNNGQEAIDFMEKWLPDLILMDIQMPIMDGLEATRRIKLVFPYVKIVMITVSDDMIHLLEALKRGAQGYLLKNLEPTTWLEYLHSIINEEAPMSRDVAYQILKEVNVTEKKKTEVKLTTRELDILYGVAEGWTNKEIAGKYDISEYTVKNHLKNILQKLQLQNRVQLTRYALEQGLVWEAKRQRG; from the coding sequence ATGACCACAACCAGAGTATTGGTCGTTGATGATCACGCCCATGCAAGGGAAGCCATTCGTGAAATTCTGAGTATAGACAAACACTTTGAGATCATTGGCACGGTTAACAACGGTCAAGAGGCGATTGACTTCATGGAGAAGTGGCTTCCTGACCTTATTCTGATGGATATTCAAATGCCCATTATGGACGGACTCGAAGCAACGCGAAGAATCAAGCTCGTTTTTCCCTATGTGAAAATAGTTATGATTACGGTTTCGGACGACATGATTCATCTACTTGAGGCGCTCAAAAGGGGTGCACAAGGATATCTGCTTAAAAATTTGGAACCCACGACATGGCTTGAATATCTGCATTCCATCATTAATGAGGAAGCCCCTATGTCCAGAGATGTGGCCTATCAGATTCTGAAGGAAGTCAATGTAACCGAAAAGAAGAAAACCGAAGTTAAGCTGACGACCCGAGAACTGGATATTTTATATGGGGTAGCTGAAGGATGGACGAACAAAGAAATTGCAGGGAAATATGACATATCAGAATACACCGTAAAGAACCATTTGAAAAATATTTTGCAGAAGCTACAGTTACAAAATCGGGTTCAACTAACCCGGTACGCACTTGAACAGGGACTTGTGTGGGAAGCTAAAAGACAACGAGGGTGA
- a CDS encoding histidine kinase, translated as MSYKQIKSMILFIPTITVAIWEYVRHQFLLPYISMDLGNWLTPVLVYLVTITLLTKLFRILENIQKELERARSAKAALEAREELARELHDGIAQSLFLLSVKAEKLESGNDMKQQEQNVLSIRKTIHEVNRYVRQAITNLRLDRDETADGNQNSPSLVKQVHAISKDIRTPIRIRWELEDHRQTDKEQIELLACIREALINMDKYALATEGSITAVGMSHSWKITVADNGKGFEGDPFAKKNKFGLRIMKERCNEMGWIMNMYRKDGKTLVEIQKGGLV; from the coding sequence ATGTCCTATAAACAAATCAAATCGATGATTCTATTCATTCCAACCATTACAGTCGCTATCTGGGAATATGTCAGGCACCAATTTTTACTTCCCTATATCTCGATGGATTTGGGCAATTGGTTAACACCGGTGTTAGTTTATCTCGTTACGATTACATTGCTAACCAAGCTATTTCGTATCCTTGAAAACATTCAGAAAGAATTGGAACGTGCACGTTCTGCAAAAGCTGCTCTTGAAGCACGCGAAGAGCTTGCGCGAGAACTTCATGACGGAATTGCCCAATCCTTGTTCCTGCTTTCCGTGAAAGCAGAAAAGCTTGAATCCGGTAACGATATGAAGCAGCAAGAACAAAATGTTTTGTCTATTCGTAAAACGATTCATGAGGTGAATCGCTATGTCAGACAAGCCATCACAAATCTTCGACTTGATCGTGACGAGACGGCAGATGGAAATCAAAATTCACCATCACTGGTGAAGCAAGTACATGCGATTTCCAAAGATATCCGTACTCCCATCCGGATTCGCTGGGAACTGGAGGATCATCGTCAGACGGATAAAGAACAAATAGAATTACTAGCTTGCATACGTGAGGCACTCATTAATATGGATAAATACGCGTTAGCAACCGAGGGATCAATCACTGCAGTAGGAATGAGTCATAGCTGGAAGATTACTGTAGCGGATAATGGTAAAGGATTTGAAGGAGATCCGTTTGCCAAGAAAAACAAGTTCGGTTTACGAATTATGAAGGAGCGCTGTAATGAGATGGGATGGATTATGAACATGTATCGAAAGGATGGGAAAACCTTAGTTGAGATCCAAAAGGGGGGACTCGTATGA
- a CDS encoding helix-turn-helix transcriptional regulator encodes MNEETRIELRIPPLPHYLGCGRTEYAQGEKHPHRSNIEAYDMLIMIHGEMYIGENGSSWTLTDGDLLLLLPDAEHYSVKPCEKNTAFYWIHFEHSTQNNFVSSEKMQDHLSRPSNRPFSNSYTLQIPKYMRLPDTKRVFKMLEELLAHPSVLSFWQEQQLLGELLGLIEEMSFEKKDSATSKIAERTVMFLQENYKDKITNTVIASALHFHPNYIVRCMQERYNCTPLDYLLQYRLERAKRLLVSNDWSIERVSEEVGFRHSPYFSACFKKEFGTSPLQFRKLYLK; translated from the coding sequence ATGAATGAAGAAACTAGAATTGAGCTTCGCATCCCTCCTCTTCCACATTATTTGGGCTGCGGAAGAACAGAGTATGCACAAGGAGAAAAGCATCCTCATCGCAGCAATATTGAGGCGTATGATATGCTAATTATGATACATGGTGAAATGTATATAGGTGAGAATGGTTCGTCTTGGACACTAACAGATGGAGACTTATTACTGTTACTTCCTGATGCAGAACACTATTCTGTAAAACCCTGTGAGAAGAATACTGCCTTTTACTGGATTCATTTTGAACATTCAACACAAAACAATTTCGTTTCCTCTGAAAAGATGCAGGACCATTTGTCTAGACCTTCTAACAGACCATTTAGCAATTCATATACACTTCAGATTCCTAAATATATGCGATTACCCGACACTAAGAGAGTATTCAAGATGTTAGAAGAGCTGCTTGCTCATCCATCCGTGCTATCATTTTGGCAAGAACAGCAATTACTTGGAGAGCTACTCGGCCTAATAGAGGAAATGAGTTTCGAAAAGAAAGACTCTGCCACTTCAAAGATTGCTGAACGGACGGTCATGTTCCTTCAAGAAAATTATAAAGACAAAATTACTAACACTGTAATCGCTTCTGCCTTACATTTTCACCCAAACTATATCGTTCGTTGTATGCAAGAGAGATACAACTGCACACCATTAGATTATTTACTACAGTATCGACTGGAGAGGGCCAAGCGCCTCTTGGTTAGCAATGACTGGTCCATCGAACGTGTCTCTGAGGAAGTAGGCTTTCGACATTCACCCTATTTCTCTGCTTGCTTTAAGAAAGAATTCGGTACTTCACCGTTACAGTTTCGTAAACTATATTTAAAATAA
- a CDS encoding PepSY domain-containing protein has translation MPTEHSSSSTPEMKRKTSSVVRQSVYQSVWRWHFYAGIIFAPFLIILAFSGAVYLFKPQIEGQLYKDMLTVREVGTTPMAPESIVGKIVKGYPGTVVSSITLENNRESTYKLSVISDGISKTMYVDPYTGHARGAMDSSKTFSAFFKKMHSELVIGGTFANRLVELAACWAIILILTGLFLWWPRNKSSIWGTILPRLSKPGSRLFWRDVHAVPAFWLSLLILIIILSGLPWSGILGGQIDKLANSTNTNTPPFAYSFGEKPESITVAKDIAEDLPWAAENIPVPVLMAGGYVPLGLNDIAHIADDQQVIKPYTITYPSGETGVFTVSTSHSKPGHSATLHIDQYSGAVLTDVRFADYGIMAKLISYGIAFHEGRLFGLANQLLGLIACLGLILVSISSYVMWRKRKPSGKLGAPSKPKNPKVTIGVLIIMLICGAVMPLVGLSILIVLVLDLFILRRIKSLRHWFSI, from the coding sequence ATGCCCACAGAACATTCAAGCTCTTCTACACCCGAAATGAAAAGAAAAACATCATCCGTAGTACGCCAGTCCGTCTATCAATCCGTATGGAGGTGGCATTTTTACGCTGGTATTATTTTTGCGCCTTTTTTAATTATTTTAGCTTTTAGCGGCGCCGTCTATTTATTCAAGCCTCAGATCGAAGGCCAGCTGTACAAAGATATGTTGACGGTCCGTGAAGTCGGAACAACACCGATGGCACCAGAGAGTATTGTCGGGAAAATAGTCAAGGGTTATCCCGGAACGGTAGTATCCTCGATCACATTGGAAAACAATAGGGAGTCTACTTATAAGCTTTCCGTCATCAGTGATGGAATTTCCAAGACGATGTATGTGGACCCTTATACGGGGCACGCGCGGGGCGCAATGGATAGCAGCAAGACGTTCTCAGCCTTTTTCAAAAAAATGCATAGTGAACTTGTGATCGGTGGTACGTTCGCGAACCGACTTGTCGAACTTGCGGCATGCTGGGCAATTATTCTAATTTTAACGGGACTGTTCCTGTGGTGGCCTAGAAATAAATCATCCATATGGGGAACGATTTTACCACGACTTAGTAAACCGGGAAGCCGCCTCTTTTGGCGTGATGTACATGCTGTTCCTGCCTTCTGGCTATCTCTGCTGATTCTAATAATTATCTTAAGTGGCCTTCCTTGGTCAGGGATACTCGGCGGTCAGATCGATAAATTAGCCAACTCGACCAACACGAATACGCCTCCATTCGCCTACAGTTTTGGAGAAAAACCGGAATCCATTACAGTAGCGAAAGATATTGCCGAGGATCTGCCTTGGGCAGCCGAGAATATTCCCGTTCCTGTTTTGATGGCTGGAGGATATGTTCCACTTGGACTCAACGACATTGCCCATATCGCGGATGATCAGCAAGTTATCAAGCCCTATACGATTACCTATCCTAGCGGAGAAACCGGTGTGTTCACCGTATCTACTTCTCATTCCAAGCCAGGTCACAGCGCCACACTTCATATTGACCAATACAGCGGTGCAGTACTGACCGATGTTCGCTTTGCGGATTATGGAATTATGGCCAAGCTTATCTCGTATGGCATCGCCTTTCATGAAGGCAGACTATTCGGGCTGGCTAATCAACTTCTGGGTTTGATTGCTTGCCTGGGATTGATACTCGTTTCAATTAGCTCTTACGTCATGTGGCGCAAGCGAAAACCTTCAGGTAAGCTCGGAGCACCGTCTAAACCGAAAAATCCAAAAGTAACCATAGGTGTGTTGATAATCATGCTGATTTGCGGCGCCGTCATGCCGCTAGTAGGCTTGTCCATTTTAATCGTTCTTGTTCTTGATCTATTCATTCTCCGCAGAATCAAGTCGCTCAGGCATTGGTTCTCGATTTAA